Sequence from the Janthinobacterium lividum genome:
GACGCATGGTCGAAGCGGGCCGCGCCTGCATCCACCCGAAATACCGGGGCGGCAGCGTGATCATGCTGCTGTGGTCGGGTCTGGCCGAATACATGCGACGCGAGCGCTGCGACTACCTGGTCGGCTGCGCCAGCATCAGCCTGGCCGATGGCGGCCATAACGCCGTCGCCGTGTACCAGGCGCTGGCCGAAAAGCACATGGCCCCAAGCGAGTACCGCGTCACGCCGCACCTGCCTTTCCCCATCCACCAGGTGGAAGCGGCGCACAAACCGCAGGTGCCGCCGCTGATCAAGGGCTACCTGCGTTCGGGCGCCTGGATTTGCGGCGAACCGGCCTGGGACCCTGATTTCGAAAGCGCCGACATGTTCATGATGATGCCGCTGGCGAATCTGGACGAGCGCTATGCGCGCCATTATGGCGTGGTGCCTGGCTAAGGGCGGGAAGCGAGGACTGCAGCTGGCTGGCCAGCGCCTGCACGGCGCTGCGCAAGCCGGTGTCCGCGCTGTCGGGCGGCAGCAGTTCGAGCAGGAAGCGCAGCGGCGCCGTGATCGCTTCGGGTTCGCCGATGCTGCCGTGGCGCCGCACGGCGTCGTGATATAGCGCCATGAAGGCGGCGCGCGCGGGCGCGTCGAAAGGCTGGCCGTCCGGCACCTGCCACAGGGCCGCCAGCAGGGCGGCGCGCACGGGGGCGCCGGCATCGATGGCGCGGTGTTCGTCCGCGTGGCGCTGGCGCGCATAGGCGATGGCGTCGTGCAGCAAGTCGCCCAGCTGCGGATCGAGCGCGCGCCAGGCGCTGTCGTCGGCATGGGCTTTCAGCAGCAGGGCGCCCGCCAGCACCTGGAAAATGAGGTCGCAGTCGGCCACGCCGCTGCGCCGCCGTGCTTCTTCCAGCGCGGCCAGGCAGGCATCCGTCATGTCGCGCAGGGCCGGCGCGCCGGAGCTTCCTGCGCCGCAGGCCAGGCGCGCCTGCAAGGCCCAGTAGCGTCCCAGCAGCGCCAGGCGCTGCGCCGTGGGCGCCAGCGCCACCAGCAGGTCGATATGCTGTTTTCCGTCCTGCAGCAACTGCCGGCCCTGTGGCATATCAGGCACGGCAGGCACTTCGATGCCGGCGCCCGCATCGAGGCCGCACAGGGCGGCGCCCTGGCGTATCTCCAGTTCCGCCCAGTGCGCCAGCGCGCGCAAGCCCACCTTGCCGTCGGCCGCGCTGTGCGCCGCCCGGTAGTGTTCGATGGCGCGCAGGGTGTTTTCCAGGCCACCGAGGCCGGCCCGCGTGGCGGCCATGTTTTCGCGGATGTCGGCGCAACCGAAGAAGCGCGCGCGCACGGCTTCCTCGATGCTGCCCAGCTTTTCCTCGATGGCCGCGCGGCGCGCAGGATCGGCGCCCGCCAGGCGCGCGTGCAGGGTTTCCAGGTCGGCCAGCAGGTGGCCGTGGTAGTGGTAGTCAGGCGCTTGCCAGGGCCGGCTCTGGGTGTTCGGAAAGCGGTAGCGGTCGTCGCCATACGCCTGGTAGGCGCCCCAGGTGTTCGAGGCCGGGAACTGCAGGTACGCCGCTTCTCGCGCCAGGCGCACGGCGTCGCCGAAGTATTCGCCGCTCAGCATGGCGTGATAAAAGCTGTGCGCGAAGATGCTGGCCGCCTGGTCGTCGATGCGCCAGCCGGCAGCGATCACCGCCTGCGAGCCCATTTCAATGAAGGCCGTGGCCAGGCTGGCGGCCAGTTTCGACCATGGCGCGATGGCGTCGGGGCGCATGTCGCCCAGGTGGCAGCAATTGATGAAGACGAATTGCGGCACGCGCTTCAATTTACCTACCTGCGCCGCCGTCAGGCGGGTCTTCGGCCCCAGCACCAGCCCTGTATGGGCGATGCCGGGGCCGGCCACTTCGCCGTGGCCGGCCAGGTGAATGGCGAAATAGCGCTCATCGAACAGATGCACCAGCACGCGCTGCGCCTGCGGGCGCAGCAGCTCGCGCACCTGGTAGCCGTACGCGCCGAACATGCGCGCCACGTCCTGCGCCTCGGCCTGCGCGGCGGGCAGCTCGGGCAGGCCGGAATCGGTATCGCCGATCACCAGCACGCTGTTGCTGGGCGGGCTGACGGCGGACGGCTGCTCGCGCAGGCTGGCCAGCTGGCGCACCATGCCGATGCGCGTCGACAGCGGGCTTTCCTCGCTGCCCGCCTCGTCGCGCATCAGCTCCCACGGATAGATGGCGGCGCTCTGGTCGACGGCCAGGATCAGGCCGCGCATCTCGGGGATGGCCGCCTTCAGGCCATTGGGCAGCATCAGTTCGTACAGGGCGCGCGACAGGCCCGGCTGGTCGGTGGTGTTGTCGGTGGCGTCCATGATCAGGCCATCGACGGCTTGCCGCTGGTTCGGTTCCTCGTCGACGCTGTTGTGGGCGCGGTCCGTCAGCACGGTGAAGCGCAGGGCGCCGGAGAGATCCGCGGCGACGATCTGCACGCGGCGCCAGCCATTGTCGCCGCTCAGGCTGGGCAGGATGCGCCTGTAGCCGCCCGGGCTGTGGCGGATGCGCTGTTCGAAGGTGAAGCTGCCCTGGTAGCGCGCCTCGGCCATGATCTGCTCGATGGCCATGGCGGCGGCGATGGCGCGCGCCTCCGACTGTTCGTAGATGGCGATGTGGCCGATGCGGCAAGCCATGCCCGCGTCTTCCAGGCGCCGGTTGGCGCTGCGCGCGCCGTCGAGCAGGGCGCGGGCGCACAGGGCGATGCTCAAGCCGCCATAGCCGGAGCCGGACAGCAGGCTGGCCACGCGCAAGCCGTGTTCGCCCATCGGCGGCGCGGCTACATGGCCGGCTGCGCGCACCTGCAGGCAGACGCACGCGTATTCGAGCAGGCCGCCGGCAAAGGCGCGCGCCAGTTCGCCCGGCGTCAGCTCGCCCAGCGCGCCCAGGCCGATGACGATGGCGCCGCCGGGCCGGCGCGCCGCATCGGGCTGCAGCACCACCAGGGCGGAGTCGGGGCGCTGCGGAAAGCGCCC
This genomic interval carries:
- a CDS encoding GNAT family N-acetyltransferase, whose translation is MQNIIASNEAKARPVQLVLSQATTAAEVREVQRLRYKVFIETMGLSSLANADGLDSDEFDAHCDHLIVRDADTLKVVGTYRVLSAAKAAKIGRLYSENEFDLSRLKNLRGRMVEAGRACIHPKYRGGSVIMLLWSGLAEYMRRERCDYLVGCASISLADGGHNAVAVYQALAEKHMAPSEYRVTPHLPFPIHQVEAAHKPQVPPLIKGYLRSGAWICGEPAWDPDFESADMFMMMPLANLDERYARHYGVVPG